In a genomic window of Dyadobacter fermentans DSM 18053:
- a CDS encoding carbohydrate-binding family 9-like protein, whose amino-acid sequence MKNFNLFSRKNRFTFLRTTTALAAIACISTSDSQAQSLPTPESYTCYRAGKDMTIDGKLNEQSWKKAAWTDSFVDIEGDKKPLPLQETRVKMLWDDRYLYIAAQIEEEHIWAYQDKKDQIVYLENDFEVFIDPDGDTDNYYELEVNAINNTFDLFLPKPYRKGGKAQIKWDIEGLKTAVSIVGTVNNAKDKDKRWFVEIAIPFESLSTETVKPLIPADGSEWRINFSRVNWQHEVDETGRYARKRNAETGKVIPEYNWVWSPQGIINMHYPEYWGKLHFSGEAVGKAK is encoded by the coding sequence CACCGCACTCGCCGCCATCGCCTGCATAAGCACTTCGGACTCCCAGGCACAATCACTCCCTACTCCCGAAAGTTACACCTGCTACCGGGCCGGAAAGGACATGACCATTGATGGAAAACTGAATGAACAGTCCTGGAAAAAAGCCGCCTGGACCGATTCATTCGTCGATATTGAAGGGGACAAAAAACCACTTCCCTTGCAAGAAACGCGGGTAAAAATGCTCTGGGACGACCGTTACCTCTACATCGCGGCCCAAATCGAGGAGGAGCATATATGGGCTTATCAGGACAAGAAAGACCAGATTGTGTACCTGGAAAACGATTTCGAGGTATTTATCGACCCCGATGGCGATACCGACAATTATTATGAGCTGGAAGTGAATGCGATCAACAATACCTTCGACCTGTTTTTGCCCAAACCTTATCGCAAAGGCGGAAAAGCGCAGATCAAATGGGACATTGAGGGGCTGAAAACGGCCGTTTCGATCGTTGGGACGGTCAACAATGCGAAGGATAAAGACAAGCGCTGGTTCGTCGAAATCGCGATTCCTTTTGAATCGCTTTCCACTGAGACGGTCAAACCGCTGATACCGGCGGACGGTTCGGAATGGCGGATTAATTTCTCACGCGTGAACTGGCAGCACGAGGTGGACGAGACAGGCCGCTACGCCCGGAAGCGCAACGCGGAAACCGGGAAGGTTATCCCTGAATACAATTGGGTATGGTCGCCGCAAGGCATTATCAATATGCATTATCCCGAGTACTGGGGCAAATTGCATTTCAGCGGCGAGGCAGTAGGAAAGGCAAAATAG